AATCACCTCGATCGGGATGAGCAGCGGCCACATCGCCATCGGGGCGCCCGGCGGCACGAAGAAGCTGAAGAAGCGGAAGCCGTGCTTCACGATCGCCAGCAGGGTGACGAATGTGAAGACCGCCAGCGCCATGGCGAAGGTCACGATGATGTGGCTGGTGAAGGTGAAGGCGCTGGGGATCATGCCCAGCATGTTGCCGAACAGGATGAACATGAACAGGGTGAAGATCCACGGGAAGTAGCGGCGGCCCTCGTTGCCCACCGTCTCCTTCAGCAGCCCGGCGACGAATTCGTAGCTCAGCTCCGCCATCGACTGCCACCGGCCCGGCACCAGGCGGCCGCGGCTCATGCCGACGACGAGGAACAGGCTGACCGACGCCACCGTGATCAGCATCGCCAGCGACGAGTTGGTGAACGACAGGTCGGCGCCGCCGATGTCGATGCTGACCAGCGGCTTGATCGTGAACTGATCGAGCGGACCCTGTTTCTCGCCGGCCACCGCTCATCCCCCTTCGCGTTCGTCCGGACCCGGCCCGCCGTCGTCTTTCGCGCGGTCCCGGTCGGCATATCCCACCGCGTGGCCCAGGCCGCTCATCGTCCGGTAGACGTTCACGATCCCGGCGGCCGCGCCGAGGAAGAAAAAGACAATCATCAGCCAGGGCTTCGTCCCCAGCCACCAGTCGAGCCCGAGCCCTATGGCGACCCCGACGGCGAGCCCCGCCACCAGTTCGGTGCCGATGCGCAGCGCGAGGCCGATACCCCTGCCCCGGTCGGTCCGGTCCCCGGCGTCCCGCGTGCCGCCGCGCCCCGCCCGATTCCCGTCGCGCCGTTTCTGCGCTGCGCGCAATCGGGCGTCGAGCTGATCGAGGGAGGGAGGACGGTCCTGTTGCGCCATGGCGCCGCCTCCGCGCGGTGCGGCCCGCGACGGCGGGCCCGGCCGCCGAAGGAACTGCGGGACGGCCGGAAGAAAACCGGCCGGAAACGCCGGCAAACTAGGGGGAGACCGCGAAAGCTGTCAATCCGGCCGCCAGGCGCAAATGCGCGTCCCGTTGCCGGCCAACCCCCTGATATTCAGCGACAAACCGGGCGATGCGACATTATTTTAGGAGCCGCTACGCGGTCTCCCGCAGCGCTTCCGCCTCGCGCAGGTCGACCGAGACCAGTTGCGAGACGCCGCGCTCCGCCATCGTCACGCCGTAGAGCCGGTCCATGCGGGCCATGGTGAGCCGGTTGTGGGTCACGATCAGGAAGCGGGTGCCGCTCTCCTCGGCGATGTCCTCGACCAGGGTGCAGAACCGGTCGACATTGTTGTCGTCGAGCGGCGCATCGACCTCGTCGAGAATGCAGATCGGCGCGGGATTGGTCAGGAACACGGCGAACAGCAGGGCAATCGCGGTAAGCGCCTGCTCGCCGCCGGACAGCAGCGACAGGCGCTGGAGCCGCTTGCCCGGCGGACTCGCCATGATCTCCAGGCCGGCGTCGAGCGGGTCGTCCGATTCGGTCAGGGCCAGATGGGCGCGGCCGCCGCCGTAGAGGCGGGTGAACAGGGCCTGGAAATGCCCGTTGACGGTGTCGAACGATTCGAGGAGCCGCTCCCTGCCCTCGCGGTTCAGGGAGGCGATCGCCCGGCGGAACCGTTCGATCGCGCCGATCAGGTCGTCGCGCTCGGTCTCGTATTCCTCGATCCGTTCGCCAAGCTCCTTCGATTCCTGTTCGGCGCGGTGATTGACCGGGCCCATGCCGTCGCGCTCGCGCAGCAGCCGGTCCAGCCGCCGTTCGGTGTCCGCCTGGGAGGGCAGGGGCTTGTCCGGGCTCTGCTCGGCGATCTCCAGCAGGGCATCCGGGCGGCAATTCAGCCGCTCGGCGCAACGCTCGGCGATCTGGGCGACCGTCTGTTCCGCCTGGCTGACCAGGCCCTCGGCCAGCCCCCTGCCCTCGCGCGCTTCGGCGAGCGCCTTCTCGGCTTCGCGCAGTTCGCGGTCGATAGCAGAGAGCGCCGACTCGGCCTCCGCCAGCGCCGCCGCCGCCGCGCTGCGGGCGGCCTGGCTTTCGGCGACCAGCGTGTCGGCCGCAGCCTGCCGGGCCGCAAGATCGTCCGGCTGACTCTCGATCTGCGCCGCTTCGGCGGCAATTCCGGCGCGCCGCTCTTCCAGCGCCGCCGCCTGTGCCTCGCCGTCTTCGATGAGCCGGCGCCAGCGCGCCGCGTCCTCGCCGGCATCCGTCCGCCGCCGCGCCCGCGCCGCCGCCTCGGCCTCCAGCCGGTTGCCGTTCTGCTCCTTCAGGGCGAGGTCTTCGCGCAGGGCGGCGAGTTTCCCGCGCATGTCCGACAACTGCGCATGGGCCGCGCCGTCTTCCGGAATGGCGTCGAGCGCGCTCTGTGCTTCGGCCAGCGCGCCGGCGGCTTCGGTCCGTTCGCCCTGCAGCGCCGCCAGCGTCTCGGCGACGGCCTCCAGGCGGCTGCGCTGCGATACCGCCGCCTCGTTCAGCGAGACCAGCGCCGCGCGCCGCGCGTTCAGCAGATCGAACGCCTCGCGCACGGCCGTATTGGCGGCGCGCCAGGCCTCGTCGGCGGTATCGGCGTCAGTCCGGGCCGCATCCAGATCGGCGCGCGCCGCGGCAACCTGCCTTTCCACGGCGACCGCTTCCCGGCCGATGGCGTCGAGCCGGTTCTGCTGCGCCAGGCGCCGGGCCGCGGCGGTCGGCGCGCCGGCGGCGGCGACGAAGCCGTCCCACCGCACCAAGCCGCCCTCGCGCGACACTGCGCGCTGCCCCTGGGCGAGCAGGGGCGCGATCGCCTCCAGCAGATCGGAATCCTCGACCACGGCGATCTGGTCGAGCCGGCGGGTCAGCGCGGCCGGCGCCTCAACGAACCAGCTGAGCGGCCTGGCGGCGCGCGGCAGGTCCGGGCCCTCTTCACCCGTTTCCGCATCGGCCTGCCAGCGGATCGCCGCCGCGCCGGACCGGGAATCGACAGGCGCGTCGAGATCGTCGCCCAGCGCGGCGCCCAGCGCGGCCTCATAACCGGCGGTCACCCGGATATCCTCAATCACCGGCCGCGTATCGCCGGCGGCGCGGCGTTCGAGCAGCGCGGCCAGAGCATCGGCTTCGGCGCGCAGGCGGGTCAGCGTCTCGTTGTGGGCCTCGAGAATGCCGCGCGCCTGCTCGACCGCTTCGGCCGTGTTGTCGCGCTCGGCTTCGGCCCGGTCGGCCGCGGCCCGGACCCGCGCGATGTCCTCCTCGGCGGCATCGGCCATGCGCTGCGCCGCCTCAAGGCCGGAGCCCGTTTCGTCCGCGTTCAGGGCATC
The genomic region above belongs to Rhodospirillaceae bacterium and contains:
- a CDS encoding AtpZ/AtpI family protein produces the protein MAQQDRPPSLDQLDARLRAAQKRRDGNRAGRGGTRDAGDRTDRGRGIGLALRIGTELVAGLAVGVAIGLGLDWWLGTKPWLMIVFFFLGAAAGIVNVYRTMSGLGHAVGYADRDRAKDDGGPGPDEREGG
- a CDS encoding F0F1 ATP synthase subunit A; this translates as MAGEKQGPLDQFTIKPLVSIDIGGADLSFTNSSLAMLITVASVSLFLVVGMSRGRLVPGRWQSMAELSYEFVAGLLKETVGNEGRRYFPWIFTLFMFILFGNMLGMIPSAFTFTSHIIVTFAMALAVFTFVTLLAIVKHGFRFFSFFVPPGAPMAMWPLLIPIEVISYLSRPVSLSVRLFANMLAGHTLLKVFAGFVVALGFAGIVPLLFIVALTGLEILIAFLQAYVFTILTCLYINDALHLH
- the smc gene encoding chromosome segregation protein SMC, encoding MVQFSKIRLTGFKSFVDPTELELSPGLTGIVGPNGCGKSNILEAFRWCMGEGSARQLRGGGMDDVIFNGTADRPARNIAEVSIDLDNGAGDAPAAVNGFEQIDVTRRIERDKGSSFRINGSEARARDVQLLFADLQTGSRSSAMVSQGRVAAMIAAKPAERRLVLEEAAGITGLHSRRHEAELRLKGAETNLDRLEDLLTELADQMQRLRRQVRQATRYRNISGHIRRTEAVLLHLRWTEAEAALADARRKRAEIDRRVEALTGAAAALSQRSAEGGAALSGLREDEAAAAAGLQRHLVERDGLIAEARRLAARHEELAQRLEQIDRDLERERAQLADAAGAVSRLDEELRQLDRDEAGDEAARAAAAAAVQESRAGAEAFEKEVTAATERAAAREARRVAAADRVAAQERTLEGLDQRILAAETERDALNADETGSGLEAAQRMADAAEEDIARVRAAADRAEAERDNTAEAVEQARGILEAHNETLTRLRAEADALAALLERRAAGDTRPVIEDIRVTAGYEAALGAALGDDLDAPVDSRSGAAAIRWQADAETGEEGPDLPRAARPLSWFVEAPAALTRRLDQIAVVEDSDLLEAIAPLLAQGQRAVSREGGLVRWDGFVAAAGAPTAAARRLAQQNRLDAIGREAVAVERQVAAARADLDAARTDADTADEAWRAANTAVREAFDLLNARRAALVSLNEAAVSQRSRLEAVAETLAALQGERTEAAGALAEAQSALDAIPEDGAAHAQLSDMRGKLAALREDLALKEQNGNRLEAEAAARARRRTDAGEDAARWRRLIEDGEAQAAALEERRAGIAAEAAQIESQPDDLAARQAAADTLVAESQAARSAAAAALAEAESALSAIDRELREAEKALAEAREGRGLAEGLVSQAEQTVAQIAERCAERLNCRPDALLEIAEQSPDKPLPSQADTERRLDRLLRERDGMGPVNHRAEQESKELGERIEEYETERDDLIGAIERFRRAIASLNREGRERLLESFDTVNGHFQALFTRLYGGGRAHLALTESDDPLDAGLEIMASPPGKRLQRLSLLSGGEQALTAIALLFAVFLTNPAPICILDEVDAPLDDNNVDRFCTLVEDIAEESGTRFLIVTHNRLTMARMDRLYGVTMAERGVSQLVSVDLREAEALRETA